In one window of Myxococcus virescens DNA:
- a CDS encoding diguanylate cyclase produces the protein MSSIVLAEPSAPVAGVLRRYLESAGHEVSWVSSVDEALRTVRGRMPTVLLASGTGALDGEALCRSMRAEGLAAPVLLLYSPDEEQADTRAAQAGADGCLVGPLKRPTVLTCVSLLVQREEALRRAGSVGARPPPPPFDGASHASEPPPLPGALGGRMVPPPPPLDGVDAPVESVDARGMPPPPPLDEDALEAESAQARVVPPPREAEAPFSEGHGAKSASLPPELDEEPITSPSSEAGSTALDAGAAPASATAETQASEEDDLPLLHAEPEADEPDAAGPASEDGPEATEAVAASGASPEPPSAQTSPPEDPAIWAAKPADSGAASSSASDAAPASPTTPAASAQPPSVGARHSGAFPALAPTPVPGGSRISRSDLAVVGSSPDFEFLKRLMLMEVKRSRRYRYPIAVLLVDIDKFAEKAAPLAPAARKLALAEALGLLVSGVRDIDVAVPFADSRFVVFLPHTPRSGALVVGQRLRELIKSLTAYEGASASVGVAVSEPPPGRGPVAGALSQVSFGSLLKEAGEALRRAQAAGGDWVEAASGRTQPG, from the coding sequence ATGTCCTCCATCGTCCTCGCCGAGCCCTCCGCACCGGTGGCGGGCGTTCTGCGCCGCTATCTCGAATCCGCCGGTCATGAAGTGTCCTGGGTGAGCAGCGTCGACGAGGCGCTGCGCACGGTGAGGGGACGAATGCCCACCGTCCTGCTGGCGTCCGGAACGGGCGCCCTGGACGGTGAGGCGCTGTGCCGGAGCATGCGGGCCGAAGGCCTCGCCGCGCCGGTGTTGCTGTTGTATTCGCCGGACGAGGAGCAGGCGGACACGCGGGCCGCCCAGGCGGGCGCGGACGGGTGCCTGGTGGGGCCGCTGAAGCGCCCCACGGTGTTGACGTGCGTGTCCCTGCTCGTCCAGCGCGAGGAGGCGCTGCGGCGGGCGGGTTCCGTGGGCGCACGGCCGCCGCCACCCCCGTTTGATGGGGCGTCACACGCGAGTGAGCCCCCTCCGCTGCCGGGCGCGTTGGGCGGGCGGATGGTTCCGCCTCCGCCGCCGCTCGACGGCGTGGATGCACCTGTCGAGAGCGTGGATGCGCGGGGCATGCCCCCTCCGCCGCCGCTCGACGAAGACGCACTGGAAGCGGAGAGCGCACAGGCGCGGGTGGTACCACCGCCGCGCGAGGCGGAAGCGCCGTTCTCCGAGGGCCACGGCGCGAAGTCCGCGTCACTGCCCCCGGAGCTGGACGAAGAGCCCATCACGTCGCCGTCCTCCGAAGCGGGCAGCACGGCCCTGGATGCGGGCGCGGCGCCTGCTTCAGCCACAGCGGAGACACAGGCTTCCGAGGAAGACGACCTTCCACTGCTCCACGCGGAGCCAGAGGCCGACGAGCCGGATGCCGCTGGGCCAGCGTCCGAGGACGGGCCCGAGGCCACGGAGGCCGTCGCTGCGTCAGGAGCCAGTCCCGAGCCGCCGTCCGCGCAGACGTCTCCGCCCGAGGATCCGGCTATTTGGGCGGCGAAACCCGCTGACTCGGGTGCTGCATCGTCGAGCGCGTCTGACGCCGCCCCCGCGAGCCCCACGACACCGGCGGCCAGCGCTCAGCCTCCCTCGGTGGGTGCCCGGCACTCCGGCGCCTTCCCCGCGCTGGCCCCCACGCCTGTCCCAGGTGGCAGCCGCATCAGCCGGTCCGACCTGGCGGTGGTCGGCTCCTCTCCGGACTTCGAGTTCCTCAAGCGGCTGATGTTGATGGAGGTGAAGCGCAGCCGGCGCTACCGCTACCCCATCGCCGTGCTGCTGGTGGACATCGACAAGTTCGCGGAGAAAGCCGCGCCCCTGGCCCCCGCCGCGCGGAAGCTCGCGCTCGCCGAGGCCCTGGGACTGCTCGTGTCCGGAGTGCGCGACATCGACGTCGCCGTGCCCTTCGCGGACAGCCGCTTCGTCGTCTTCCTGCCGCACACGCCGCGCTCCGGCGCGCTGGTGGTGGGGCAGCGCCTGCGCGAGCTCATCAAGTCCCTGACGGCCTACGAGGGCGCCAGCGCCTCCGTGGGCGTCGCCGTCTCCGAGCCCCCGCCGGGCCGTGGACCCGTGGCGGGCGCCCTGTCACAGGTCAGCTTCGGCAGCCTCCTCAAAGAGGCTGGAGAGGCCCTGCGTCGCGCGCAGGCCGCGGGTGGGGACTGGGTGGAGGCCGCGAGCGGCAGGACTCAGCCGGGATAG
- the pyrH gene encoding UMP kinase produces the protein MSSDTKKPLPYQRILLKLSGEALMGEGKYGIHPPTLMGIAEEVIELAQAGVEVALVIGGGNIFRGVAGATEGMDRASADYMGMLATCINSMAMQDALEKKGLHTRVLSAIKMEQIAEPYIRRRAVRHLEKGRVVIFAAGTGNPYFTTDTAASLRAMEINAQVILKATKVDGVYSADPKKDPTARRYRSLTYMDVLKQNLNVMDSTAISLCMDNKLPIIVFDLTQRGNIRRAVLGDGDIGTLVGGSETVWA, from the coding sequence ATGTCCTCCGACACGAAGAAGCCGCTCCCGTATCAGCGCATTCTCCTCAAGCTCTCGGGCGAGGCCCTGATGGGGGAGGGGAAGTACGGCATCCATCCGCCCACGCTGATGGGCATCGCCGAGGAAGTCATCGAGCTGGCGCAGGCGGGCGTGGAGGTCGCGCTGGTGATTGGCGGCGGCAACATCTTCCGGGGCGTCGCGGGCGCCACGGAGGGCATGGACCGCGCCAGCGCCGACTACATGGGCATGCTGGCCACCTGCATCAACTCCATGGCCATGCAGGACGCGCTGGAGAAGAAGGGTCTGCACACGCGCGTGCTGTCCGCCATCAAGATGGAGCAGATTGCCGAGCCGTACATCCGCCGGCGCGCCGTGCGCCACCTGGAGAAAGGCCGCGTGGTGATTTTCGCGGCGGGCACCGGCAACCCGTACTTCACCACCGACACCGCCGCCTCCCTGCGCGCCATGGAAATCAACGCGCAGGTCATCCTGAAGGCAACCAAGGTGGACGGGGTGTACAGCGCGGACCCGAAGAAGGACCCCACCGCACGGCGCTATCGGTCGCTGACTTACATGGACGTGTTGAAGCAGAATCTCAACGTCATGGACTCCACGGCCATCTCGCTGTGCATGGACAACAAGCTGCCCATCATCGTGTTCGACCTGACGCAGCGGGGCAACATCCGCCGCGCGGTGCTGGGTGACGGGGACATTGGTACGTTGGTGGGTGGCAGCGAGACGGTCTGGGCCTGA
- the tsf gene encoding translation elongation factor Ts yields MAEVSAQMVKELRERTNAGMMDCKKALAESGGDFAKAEEWLRKKGIAKAAGKEGRVASEGVIGTYVHSGRIGVIVEVNCETDFVARNPDFQDLVKDVAMQIAAAGPKFVRREEVPTDNLDKEKDIQREILKQQGKPEAMLEKILVGKMEKYYEGVCLVDQLWVKDDKKKVGEMISERAAKIGEKVSVRRFVRYELGEGIEKKKDDLAAEVAKTLGQA; encoded by the coding sequence ATGGCCGAAGTTAGCGCCCAGATGGTGAAGGAGCTCCGCGAGCGGACCAACGCGGGCATGATGGACTGCAAGAAGGCGCTCGCCGAGTCGGGTGGCGACTTCGCCAAGGCCGAGGAGTGGCTGCGCAAGAAGGGCATCGCCAAGGCCGCTGGCAAGGAAGGCCGCGTTGCCTCCGAAGGCGTCATCGGCACCTACGTCCACAGTGGCCGCATCGGCGTCATCGTCGAGGTGAACTGCGAGACGGACTTCGTCGCTCGCAACCCCGACTTCCAGGACCTGGTGAAGGACGTGGCCATGCAGATTGCCGCGGCCGGCCCCAAGTTCGTCCGTCGTGAGGAGGTCCCCACGGACAACCTGGACAAGGAGAAGGACATCCAGCGCGAGATCCTCAAGCAGCAGGGCAAGCCTGAGGCGATGCTGGAGAAGATCCTCGTCGGGAAGATGGAGAAGTACTACGAGGGCGTGTGCCTCGTGGACCAGCTCTGGGTGAAGGACGACAAGAAGAAGGTCGGCGAGATGATTTCCGAGCGCGCCGCGAAGATTGGCGAGAAGGTCTCCGTGCGCCGCTTCGTCCGCTACGAGCTGGGTGAGGGCATCGAGAAGAAGAAGGACGACCTCGCCGCCGAAGTCGCCAAGACGCTGGGCCAGGCGTAA
- the cyaY gene encoding iron donor protein CyaY, whose translation MMDEARYNQLVSAAFKRILGAADTIDPDILEADSTGDMVTLTAASREKCIVNTQRAVRQIWVAGQGQGIHFDYDAATGTWKDDKGRGLELMAFVADVVRGITGTDFVYPG comes from the coding sequence ATGATGGACGAAGCTCGCTACAACCAGCTGGTCTCCGCCGCGTTCAAGCGCATCCTCGGCGCGGCGGACACCATCGACCCTGACATCCTGGAAGCCGACAGCACCGGCGACATGGTGACGCTCACCGCGGCTTCGCGTGAGAAGTGCATCGTCAACACCCAGCGCGCCGTGCGGCAGATCTGGGTGGCGGGCCAGGGTCAGGGCATCCACTTCGACTACGACGCGGCCACCGGCACCTGGAAGGACGACAAGGGCCGGGGCCTGGAGTTGATGGCGTTCGTCGCGGACGTCGTCCGCGGCATCACCGGGACGGACTTCGTCTATCCCGGCTGA
- a CDS encoding dolichyl-phosphate beta-glucosyltransferase: protein MHAPFVSVVIPAYNEGERLPRFVAELTRVFLERSAPPVEFVVVDDGSAPKQAELQRASVEAAQARLATAGARHQFTYVAAPRNQGKGSAIRLGWRHASAGVTWLAFLDADGAISAEEFHRLVALSASEMAQNLDVLAGSRILMAGRRVVRSLHRHLQGRIFATLTDANFKLHFYDTQCGVKFVRADILRPLLDVLQEQRWLLDVELLVMLKRQGARFLEVPIDWEDFGGSKVIPGLDAARMFWGLLQLRRRLEHVSLPTHRDALPEGEPHTQR, encoded by the coding sequence GTGCATGCGCCCTTCGTCAGCGTCGTCATCCCCGCCTACAACGAGGGTGAGCGGCTTCCTCGCTTCGTCGCGGAGCTCACGCGCGTGTTCCTCGAGCGGAGCGCCCCGCCGGTGGAGTTCGTCGTCGTCGACGATGGCAGCGCGCCCAAGCAGGCCGAACTCCAGCGCGCCAGCGTCGAGGCGGCCCAGGCTCGCCTCGCCACCGCGGGGGCGCGGCACCAGTTCACCTACGTGGCGGCGCCTCGCAACCAGGGAAAGGGCTCGGCCATCCGGCTCGGCTGGCGTCACGCGTCCGCGGGCGTCACGTGGCTGGCCTTCCTGGACGCGGATGGCGCCATCAGCGCCGAGGAGTTTCACCGGCTGGTGGCGCTGAGCGCCTCGGAGATGGCGCAGAACCTGGACGTCCTGGCCGGCTCACGCATCCTCATGGCCGGGCGCCGCGTCGTGCGCAGCCTCCACCGCCACCTGCAGGGCCGCATCTTCGCCACGCTCACGGATGCGAACTTCAAACTCCACTTCTACGACACGCAGTGCGGGGTGAAGTTCGTCCGCGCGGACATCCTGCGGCCGCTCCTGGACGTCCTCCAGGAGCAGCGCTGGCTGCTGGACGTGGAGTTGCTGGTGATGCTGAAGCGCCAGGGCGCGCGCTTCCTGGAGGTCCCCATCGACTGGGAGGACTTCGGAGGTTCCAAGGTCATCCCAGGGCTCGACGCGGCGCGCATGTTCTGGGGGCTGCTGCAACTGCGTCGGCGACTGGAGCATGTGTCCCTGCCTACCCACCGTGACGCGTTGCCCGAAGGCGAGCCACACACCCAGCGGTAG
- a CDS encoding FAD-dependent oxidoreductase: MRALTDLPSDPTPPLTLGLPGFVFEDLYRPAGLRRLAERFDAQLTEDEPELFQAFDAYRKSGGTSVSGAAESDLLVRVSRHVSRFVTRLFRVEQELERLSGRLKGELPLFDFKREFITRRVFKKGAADRPALAEFPSLDARMRLMLQLGFPEALATGDLERGLAESVLSLMDLERLFSNALPAERQGEAEALRARWAALREVLLSTPEGKDAFGSSLVTQGDDAAELQSVRALLSLADRWTYARALHPETKDLFHAWPTHRIPKPLVFDQLVQLQRPDNELPEATEGLEHHLRHRDGFKLTDRRGTSRDVMNEVDYCVLCHERQKDSCTKGFPAKDPVAEGHHYKKNPLGIPLNGCPLDERISEAHLLKREGNSVAALAMVTLDNPMCPGTGHRICNDCMKACIFQKQEPVNIPLAETATLTDVLNLPWGFEIYGLLTRWNPLNVRRPYALPYVGRNVLVVGLGPAGYTLSHYLLNEGFGVTGVDGLKIEPFPDALVGRNGHSLQPIRDWSALTSELDERILEGFGGVSEYGITVRWDKNFLTLIHLTLARRESFRIHGGVRFGGTLTVEDAWALGFDHIAIAAGAGRPTIIGMKNNLIRGIRKASDFLMALQLTGAFKKDSLANLQVQLPAIVIGGGLTGIDTATELMAYYPVQVEKALARHEKLVSQVGEEAVLARLDAEERATYQTFLEHGRAVREERQKAKALGRDPDFIKLVRAWGGVSLVYRRSLTESPAYRLNHEEVTKALEEGIRFIERMSPVEALSDASGAVRALRFERMVTVDGKLKGSGQFFELPARTVCVAAGTSPNVTYEKEYPGTFQLDARGEYFQSHELVDAEDGFSLAPVKAKEDPAAKTGFFTSYQKDGRFISFYGDNHPTYAGNVVKAMASAKDGHPQVARLYAKEVAALDFTDEVAQAARDARRAAHFARLDEAFTATVVAVNRLTPTIVEVVVRAPFAASHFSPGQFYRLQNFERNAPVVDGVRLTMEGLALTGAWVDKEKGLMGTIVLEMGSSSRLCAALKPGEPVVLMGPTGAPTEIGHNETVVLVGGGLGNAVLFSIARSLKAAGCRVVYFAGYRQKSDSFKHDEIEAGTDQIVWSVDTGDTIEARRPQDAAFRGNVVQAMVAYAEGKLGPAPVISLADVDRIIAIGSDGMMRAVAEARHGVLQPHLKPGHEAIGSINSPMQCMMKEICAQCLQRHVDPVTGKETWVFSCYNQDQRLDQVDFVNLRQRLRGNTVMEKVADVYLAQLFKQAPHLKRV; the protein is encoded by the coding sequence ATGCGCGCCTTGACTGACCTGCCCTCCGACCCCACCCCTCCTCTGACCCTGGGCCTGCCGGGCTTCGTCTTCGAGGACCTGTATCGTCCCGCTGGTCTGCGCCGGTTGGCGGAGCGCTTCGACGCACAGCTCACCGAGGATGAGCCCGAGCTCTTCCAGGCCTTCGACGCGTACCGCAAATCTGGCGGCACGAGCGTCAGCGGCGCCGCGGAGTCGGACCTGCTCGTCCGCGTGTCGCGCCACGTGTCGCGCTTCGTCACGCGCCTCTTCCGAGTGGAGCAGGAGCTGGAGCGCCTGTCCGGCCGCCTCAAGGGCGAGCTGCCGCTCTTCGACTTCAAGCGCGAGTTCATCACCCGCCGCGTCTTCAAGAAGGGCGCCGCGGACCGCCCGGCGCTGGCGGAGTTCCCCTCGCTGGACGCGCGCATGCGGCTGATGCTCCAGCTGGGCTTCCCGGAGGCGCTGGCCACCGGGGACCTGGAGCGGGGTCTGGCGGAATCCGTCCTCTCGCTGATGGACCTGGAGCGCCTGTTCTCCAACGCGCTGCCCGCCGAGCGTCAGGGCGAGGCGGAGGCCCTGCGCGCCCGCTGGGCTGCGCTGCGCGAGGTACTGCTGTCCACGCCCGAGGGCAAGGATGCCTTCGGCTCCAGCCTCGTCACGCAGGGCGATGACGCCGCGGAGCTCCAGTCCGTGCGCGCGCTGCTGTCGCTGGCGGACCGTTGGACCTACGCGCGGGCGCTGCATCCGGAGACGAAGGACCTCTTCCACGCCTGGCCCACCCACCGGATTCCCAAGCCGCTGGTGTTCGACCAGCTCGTCCAGCTCCAGCGCCCGGACAACGAGCTGCCCGAGGCCACCGAGGGCCTGGAACACCACCTCCGCCACCGCGACGGCTTCAAGCTCACCGACCGCCGGGGCACCTCGCGCGACGTGATGAACGAGGTGGACTACTGCGTGCTCTGCCACGAGCGGCAGAAGGACTCGTGCACCAAGGGCTTCCCCGCCAAGGACCCGGTGGCCGAGGGGCACCACTACAAGAAGAACCCGCTGGGCATCCCCCTCAACGGGTGCCCGCTCGACGAGCGCATCTCCGAGGCGCACCTGCTCAAGCGTGAAGGCAACTCCGTGGCCGCGCTGGCCATGGTGACGCTCGACAACCCGATGTGCCCGGGCACCGGCCACCGCATCTGCAATGACTGCATGAAGGCCTGCATCTTCCAGAAGCAAGAGCCGGTGAACATCCCCCTGGCGGAGACAGCCACGCTCACGGACGTGCTGAACCTGCCGTGGGGCTTCGAAATCTACGGCCTGCTCACGCGGTGGAACCCGCTCAACGTCCGCCGCCCGTACGCGCTGCCCTACGTGGGCCGCAACGTGCTGGTGGTGGGGCTGGGCCCCGCCGGCTACACGCTGTCGCACTACCTCCTCAACGAGGGCTTCGGCGTCACCGGCGTGGACGGCCTCAAGATTGAGCCCTTCCCCGACGCGCTCGTGGGCCGCAATGGCCACTCGCTCCAGCCCATCCGCGACTGGTCCGCGCTCACCAGCGAGCTGGACGAGCGCATCCTGGAGGGCTTTGGCGGCGTGTCCGAGTACGGAATCACCGTGCGCTGGGACAAGAACTTCCTCACGCTCATCCACCTCACGCTGGCGCGCCGGGAGAGCTTCCGCATCCACGGCGGCGTGCGCTTCGGCGGCACCCTCACGGTGGAGGACGCGTGGGCGCTGGGCTTCGACCACATCGCCATCGCCGCTGGCGCGGGCCGCCCGACCATCATCGGGATGAAGAACAACCTCATCCGGGGCATCCGCAAGGCCAGTGACTTCCTGATGGCGCTCCAGCTCACCGGCGCGTTCAAGAAGGACTCGCTGGCGAACCTCCAGGTGCAGCTGCCCGCCATCGTCATCGGCGGTGGCCTCACCGGCATCGACACCGCCACGGAGCTGATGGCGTACTACCCGGTGCAGGTGGAGAAGGCGCTCGCCCGCCACGAGAAGCTGGTGTCCCAGGTGGGCGAGGAGGCCGTGCTGGCCCGCCTCGACGCGGAGGAGCGCGCCACCTACCAGACGTTCCTGGAGCATGGCCGCGCCGTGCGCGAGGAGCGCCAAAAGGCGAAGGCCCTGGGCCGCGACCCGGACTTCATCAAGCTGGTGCGCGCGTGGGGCGGCGTCAGCCTCGTCTACCGCCGCAGCCTCACCGAGTCCCCCGCCTACCGCCTCAACCACGAGGAAGTGACGAAGGCGCTGGAGGAAGGCATCCGCTTCATCGAGCGCATGAGCCCGGTGGAGGCCCTGTCGGACGCCTCCGGCGCGGTGCGCGCGCTGCGCTTCGAGCGCATGGTGACGGTGGACGGCAAGCTCAAGGGCAGCGGCCAGTTCTTCGAGCTGCCCGCGCGCACGGTGTGCGTCGCCGCCGGCACGTCCCCCAACGTCACGTACGAGAAGGAATACCCAGGTACCTTCCAGCTCGACGCGCGCGGCGAGTACTTCCAGAGCCACGAGCTGGTGGACGCCGAAGACGGCTTCTCGCTGGCGCCCGTGAAGGCGAAGGAGGACCCGGCCGCGAAGACGGGGTTCTTCACCTCGTACCAGAAGGACGGCCGCTTCATCTCCTTCTACGGTGACAACCACCCGACCTATGCGGGCAACGTGGTGAAGGCCATGGCCAGCGCGAAGGACGGCCACCCGCAGGTGGCGCGGCTGTACGCCAAGGAAGTGGCCGCGCTCGACTTCACCGACGAGGTGGCCCAGGCCGCGCGTGACGCGCGGCGCGCCGCGCACTTCGCCAGGCTGGACGAGGCGTTCACCGCCACCGTGGTGGCCGTCAACCGGCTGACGCCGACCATCGTCGAGGTGGTGGTGCGCGCGCCCTTCGCGGCCAGCCACTTTTCGCCCGGCCAGTTCTACCGGCTGCAGAACTTCGAGCGGAACGCGCCTGTGGTGGACGGCGTGCGCCTCACCATGGAGGGCCTGGCCCTCACCGGTGCCTGGGTGGACAAGGAGAAGGGGCTGATGGGCACCATCGTGCTGGAGATGGGCTCGTCCTCGCGCCTGTGCGCCGCGCTCAAGCCCGGTGAGCCCGTGGTGCTCATGGGCCCCACCGGCGCGCCCACGGAGATTGGCCACAACGAGACGGTGGTGCTCGTGGGCGGCGGTCTGGGCAACGCCGTGCTCTTCTCCATCGCCCGCTCGCTCAAGGCGGCCGGCTGCCGCGTCGTGTACTTCGCCGGCTACCGGCAGAAGTCGGACTCCTTCAAGCACGACGAAATCGAGGCCGGCACGGACCAGATTGTGTGGTCCGTGGACACCGGGGACACGATTGAGGCGCGCCGGCCGCAGGACGCGGCGTTCCGGGGCAACGTGGTGCAGGCGATGGTGGCCTACGCGGAGGGCAAGCTGGGCCCCGCCCCCGTCATCTCCCTGGCGGACGTGGACCGCATCATCGCCATCGGCTCGGACGGAATGATGCGCGCGGTGGCCGAGGCGCGGCACGGCGTGCTCCAGCCGCACCTCAAGCCGGGACACGAGGCCATCGGCTCCATCAACTCGCCGATGCAGTGCATGATGAAGGAGATCTGCGCCCAGTGCCTCCAGCGGCACGTGGACCCGGTGACGGGCAAGGAGACGTGGGTGTTCTCCTGCTACAACCAGGACCAGCGGCTGGACCAGGTGGACTTCGTCAACCTCCGGCAGCGCCTGCGCGGCAACACCGTCATGGAGAAGGTCGCCGACGTCTACCTGGCGCAGCTCTTCAAGCAGGCCCCGCACCTCAAGCGCGTCTGA
- a CDS encoding SixA phosphatase family protein, whose translation MRLFLVRHADADAEIPEGLGDEARALTAKSRTSTAQHFASLTERIGPVGRILTSPLVRTVQTAQILSISTRFEGPLKVHRCLLPDMPVGAVEPVLNEYADENLVLVGHQPSMGALAAHLLGMQSFPKPVNPGTVIGLERAEGESSPAFKFLFYAAPGQQVLDIIQ comes from the coding sequence TTGAGGCTTTTCCTGGTTAGGCACGCGGATGCGGACGCGGAGATCCCCGAGGGTCTCGGTGACGAGGCACGCGCCCTCACCGCGAAGTCCCGCACCAGCACCGCTCAGCATTTCGCTTCGCTGACCGAGCGCATTGGTCCCGTGGGGCGCATCCTGACCAGCCCGCTGGTTCGCACGGTGCAGACGGCGCAGATCCTCTCCATCTCCACCAGGTTCGAGGGCCCGCTGAAGGTGCATCGCTGCTTGCTGCCCGACATGCCCGTGGGCGCGGTGGAGCCGGTGCTCAACGAGTACGCGGACGAGAACCTCGTCCTCGTGGGTCACCAGCCGTCCATGGGCGCCCTGGCGGCCCATCTGCTCGGCATGCAGTCCTTCCCCAAGCCCGTCAACCCGGGCACCGTCATCGGCCTGGAGCGCGCGGAGGGGGAGTCTTCACCGGCGTTCAAGTTCCTGTTCTACGCCGCCCCTGGTCAGCAGGTGCTCGACATCATCCAGTGA
- the frr gene encoding ribosome recycling factor, with translation MSGDVVAELKGRIDKSLEGLRTDLTRVRTGRASIAILDGVRVDYYGTPTPLSGVASVNAPEPRLITIKPWEKSVLKDIEKALREANLGINPMNDGEMIRLPFPPLTEERRKDIAKQVKTKGEEFKVTIRNLRRDANEALKTQLKDKKITEDDHKRITEVVQKQTDAGITQVDEIVKKKEKEVMEV, from the coding sequence ATGAGTGGAGACGTCGTCGCCGAACTGAAGGGCCGTATCGACAAGTCGCTCGAGGGCCTGCGCACGGACCTGACGAGGGTCCGCACGGGCCGCGCCAGCATCGCCATCCTGGATGGCGTCCGGGTGGACTACTACGGCACGCCGACGCCGCTGTCGGGCGTGGCCAGCGTGAACGCGCCCGAGCCCCGGCTCATCACCATCAAGCCGTGGGAGAAGAGCGTCCTCAAGGACATCGAGAAGGCGCTGCGCGAGGCGAACCTGGGCATCAACCCGATGAACGACGGCGAGATGATTCGCCTGCCCTTCCCGCCGCTCACCGAGGAGCGCCGCAAGGACATCGCCAAGCAGGTGAAGACCAAGGGCGAGGAGTTCAAGGTCACCATCCGCAACCTCCGCCGCGACGCGAACGAGGCGCTGAAGACGCAGCTGAAGGACAAGAAGATCACCGAGGACGACCACAAGCGCATCACCGAGGTCGTGCAGAAGCAGACCGACGCGGGCATCACGCAGGTGGATGAAATCGTGAAGAAGAAGGAGAAGGAGGTCATGGAGGTTTGA
- the rpsB gene encoding 30S ribosomal protein S2: METQDTQTQQQAMAAAGGITMRQLLEAGVHFGHQTKRWNPKMKPFIFGARNGIYIIDLQKTVVMARSAFRFVADITARGGSVLFVGTKKQAQDVVREEASRAGQFFVTSRWLGGTLTNFKTIKQGIDRLKTLEKMAEDGTFERLPKKEVAQLEREREKLEKNLGGVKEMSKLPRCVFVIDPKKEHIAIHEAGRLGIPVIGLVDTNCDPDGIDFVIPGNDDAIRSIKLFTSKIAEACLEGAARYRASGAAERDEQEEREGRDDRGDRRDDRRGPRRGDRRDDRRDRGGDRGGDRRGPLVEMKGAAPVASTEPAAEAAPEGEAAAE, from the coding sequence ATGGAAACGCAGGACACGCAGACGCAGCAGCAGGCGATGGCCGCCGCCGGTGGCATCACGATGAGGCAGCTCCTGGAGGCCGGTGTTCACTTCGGCCACCAGACGAAGCGCTGGAACCCGAAGATGAAGCCGTTCATCTTCGGCGCTCGCAACGGCATCTACATCATCGACCTGCAGAAGACGGTCGTGATGGCCCGCTCGGCGTTCCGCTTCGTGGCGGACATCACCGCGCGCGGTGGCTCGGTGCTCTTCGTCGGCACCAAGAAGCAGGCGCAGGACGTGGTCCGCGAGGAGGCCTCGCGCGCCGGTCAGTTCTTCGTCACCAGCCGCTGGCTGGGTGGCACGCTGACCAACTTCAAGACCATCAAGCAGGGCATCGACCGCCTGAAGACGCTGGAGAAGATGGCCGAGGACGGCACCTTCGAGCGCCTGCCCAAGAAGGAAGTCGCCCAGCTCGAGCGTGAGCGCGAGAAGCTGGAGAAGAACCTGGGCGGCGTGAAGGAGATGTCGAAGCTGCCCCGCTGCGTCTTCGTCATCGACCCGAAGAAGGAGCACATCGCCATCCACGAGGCGGGCCGCCTGGGCATCCCGGTCATCGGCCTGGTGGACACCAACTGCGATCCGGACGGCATCGACTTCGTCATCCCCGGCAACGACGACGCCATCCGCTCCATCAAGCTGTTCACCTCCAAGATCGCCGAGGCCTGCCTCGAGGGCGCCGCGCGTTACCGCGCCTCGGGCGCCGCCGAGCGCGACGAGCAGGAGGAGCGCGAGGGCCGTGACGACCGTGGCGACCGCCGCGATGACCGCCGTGGCCCGCGCCGCGGTGACCGCCGCGACGACCGTCGCGACCGGGGTGGTGACCGTGGCGGCGACCGCCGTGGCCCCCTCGTTGAGATGAAGGGCGCGGCCCCTGTCGCGTCCACCGAGCCGGCCGCCGAGGCCGCTCCCGAGGGTGAGGCGGCGGCCGAGTAG